CAGGGTCAAATCCTGAATATCCCGTAATGGTTGCTAAGTTATTCACTGTTGCATAGATACGTGCATTGGTTAACTTAATATGATTTAAAAATTCTTTAGAAAAAGAGTAACCTAATGTTACCATAGAAACTCTTAAATAAGAACCGTCTTCTACATAATACGATGAAGGATAAGTGATGTAGCTAGAATTAGTAGTACCCAAACTCCAAAGACTTGAATCTTCATTAGGATTAAGCTCTTTTAATCTTACTAAGCTTGTTGCAGCCTGTCCTGTATTAGGATCGATCACATGATAATAGTTATCTCCGAATTCTGAAGGTACATTTTGGAACATTGCATACGGACTCATACTGTGCTTAGTCGCATTATAAACATCACCACCCACGCTGAATTTCAAGAATACCGCAAGATCGAAACCTTTGTAAGAAAAGTTATTGCTAATACCTCCAATAAAATCAGGTGTACCATTTCCAATTTTTACCAGTTTTCTTGTAAACTGATCTCCTGCTTCATTATCTGCAGCAAATTTAATATCACCCGGTTTTGGAGTTCCCGAAGCTGGTTTTACAACTCCCGGTTTTAAAGTTAATGTTCCGTTTCCAGCCTGAGTAAAGTCATCAGTTGTATAAATACCCTGATAAACATATCCATACATATCTCCTAATTCTTCTCCAACCGTAGCATAATAGGTTACCATACCTGCTCTGTTGCTTCCTACACTAAAGTTTCTGAAGGTTCTCCCTTCATCTAGAGACAATACTTTAGATTTATTGAAACCTATATTAGCATCTGTAGACCATCTGAAGTTTTCAGATTTTAAGTTGATGGAGTTTAAAGTAAATTCCATACCGGTATTTTTCATAGAACCAACATTCACAAACTTACTTTTATATCCTGTAGAGGCAGGAAGTACAGTTTCCAATAGCATTCCGCTAACGTTGTTGTTGTACCATTCAGAAGTTAATTTAATTCTGTTATTAAACAAAGCAAGATCAACCCCTACGTTAGTAGATCTCATTTCTTCCCATTGTACAATACGGTTACCCAAGACACTGCTTGTCATTAAGGCTAAGTTACCTATAGTATTATTCATAGGATAATCAGTCCCTATCACATTGGTTCTGAATACATTATTTGGTATACTATTGTTTCCTACAATACCATATTCATATCTGAACTTCAGGTCATTGATATAACTGTCAACTTTAGAGTTTTTCCAAAAACTTTCTTCTGAAACTCTCCATGCTGCAGCTACAGATGGAAATACTCCCCACTGCTTATCCGGACCAAATTTTGAAGAACCGTCTCTACGAATAGTACCCGTTAATAAATAACGATTATCATAATTATAATTTACACGTGCAAAATATGAAATCAAAGCATTACTAGATCTATCCGCATCTTTATCTGCCACTGTAGCATTTGTGATGTCATCCAAGCCATAATTTAAAATAGTCGGGAATTTTGTCAGTCTCATGCTGTTGCTTTCGTTTTCCTGATAAATAATTTCATTACCAATTAAACCAGTCAGTTTATGTTTTTCTCCTAAAGTTTTATTGTAAGTTAATGTATTGGTGATTTGATATCTATATGCTTCAGAATTTGCAATACTTCCGTTGATTCCTGTGTTAACAGGATCTGTAAGAAATGCACGAGAGTTTTTATCTGAGAATGCAGTAGATTTACTATTCGTCCAGTTATATGACCCTGCTGTTCTGAATGTAAAATCTTTCAGCAAATCAAATTCAAGACCTACATTTGCTAAAAATGTTCGCGCTCTTCTGTTTTGAGTGGATGCTGCAGTTTCTATATACGGGTTTTCTGTATCAAATGAAGAATCTAAACTTGAGTAATCAGCAAAAGTCTGTGTATTAAACAACTGATCTTGTGTAAACAATGTTCCTCCAGTAATCGGTTGCAGAAGTATTTTTTTCATTCCTGAATATGCTCCACCACCGTTTGTAGAATTGGAAGTAAACATTGAACTGAAATCTAAACGTATCCCTTTATACAATTCTGAATTGATGTTGGCACGCAATGAGTTTCGTGTTTCGCTGAAATTTTGTAATAAACCGTCCTGCTTATTGTAATTGTAACTGATGAATGCCTGTGTTTTATCTGTGCCTGCAGAAACACTTACGTTATGATTCTGAGTCAAACCAGTTCCACCAAGCATTTTTTCTTGCCAGTCTAAACCATTTTCAGATCCGTATCGATTGCTGATTCTGCTAAAAGCACCTGTATAAAATCCTGGCGAATCTATCCCTAAGCTGTTATCAAAAACATTACTCCACTGCGTTGTTTTTCCCTGAAGTTGTGCCATTTCATATTGATATTTCACATATTGCTCAGGATTGGAAACCATATCTAATTTCTTCGAAAGCATATCAAATGCCATAAAAGAGTTATACTGAATGGTAGTTCTTCCTTTTTTTCCGCTTTTTGTTTTAATAACAATAATACCGTTGGATCCACGAGCTCCATAGATTGCGATTGCAGAAGCACCTTTTAATACATCAATACTTTCAATATCATTCGGATTGATAATATTTAATGCGTTATCCAATTGAAAACCATCTACAATATACAACGGCTCTGTACCCTGAGTAATAGAAGCACCACCACGAACAGTTACATTGGCAGTAGCTCCAGGAGCACCACCCGCCGTTACAATATTTAATCCCGCAGCTCTTCCTTGTAATGCCTGTAAAGCATTCATTGCCGGTGTAGCAGCTAAATCTTTCGCAGACACTGAAGATACAGATCCGGTAAGGTCAGACTTTTTTACTTTTCCGTATCCGATCACTACCACCTCTTCGATATCTTTAGTATCTGTTTTGGCAGAATCACTTACTGCCTTTTGTCCGAACATAAAGCCAGACGCAAGCAAAAACAGCGGTGCGATGAGTGGCTTAAAATTCTTCTGTTTAATTATTAAAGACATATATATTAACTTTTATTTACATTAATTATCATGTTACCAAAGTACACAGTTGCTGAAGTTCTGGCATCCTGCAATATCCTGCATTATAAAAATCATAATTTCTCTTAAATATTTACAAAAATCAGATTTAAAATTTGAAATAATTAGTAATTCGATTATATAAACTTTGATAAATTTTAGAATTATAAAACAATATTATCATGATTGTCATCAAAAAAATATTAAATGATTAGTATAAAAAAGACACTGAAAAGATCAGTGCCTTATTGAGCTTCTAACTCTTAACTATATGAATATGATAAAAATAAAATTTGTAGATGCAATACATTTTTATCGCAAAGAATTTCCATATCCTACAATTAAAATTGAAATAAACATGACGAACATTCCGAAAACAATCGTAGAAATTGTTTTTTTGGAAACTCCTTTCCATTCTTTGATGATCACCCCCATAAATTGGCTATTAAAATAATAAATGCCATGTGCAAGATCCATGAACTTGGGCCATTCCCCATTTTACTTTCTCCCATTCCGTAGAAGAAAAACTGTAAAAACCACATCGTTCCCGCCAATGCGCAGAAAATGATATTTTTTATAACAGGAACATTCTTTTTTGTGTAATCTGAATATGATTTATTTTTAAATGACAGATAAAGGCAACCAATAAGATTAGAAGCCATTCCGCCCCAAAGAACCACAACATAGGTTACATTATTCTGAAAAAGAAATTCTCCCTGTGAAGGATTTGCTATTTTCCAGGCTTCATTAGCAACGTTTGCCATTGGTTTTCCTGCTTCCAAACCGAAATTGAAACATGCGCTTAAAACACCGGAAATAATGGCAACGATTAATCCTAACCCAAATTTATATTCTGTTTTTACTTCCATTCCATGCGGATCAATAGAATCAGATTGAAGCTCTTTGTCTTTCATCACACCCGCTTTTCCACTGATGACAATTCCGAATACACAAATCAAAAGTCCTAAAAGAACCATTCTTCCCCAATCGCTTGAAAGCATTAAACCAATATTATCTTTTTCTTCTTGTGGATTAAATTCATAATAAATAGAAGGTAAAAGAGATCCGATAACCATGGTAAGTCCCAACATAATACTGCTTCCCAAAGCAACTCCTAAATAACGAACTCCCAAACCATACATAAAACCACCAATTCCCCACAAAGCACCGAATAAAAACGTCAACGCTAAAATTGATGAACTCTCATTCTGAATAATTTCCCAGAAATTAGGAATCGTAAGAAATGCAGCCAAAGGCGGAACAATAATCCAAGAAAATACACCTCCAATCAACCAAAAAGTTTCCCATTGCCATCCCTTCACTTTCTTGTAAGGCAGATAAAAACTACCTGAAGAAAAACCTCCTAAAAAATGGAAAATAACTCCTAATAATGCATTCATAATTTATCGTATTGGTTGAGTTTGAAAATTAACAAGATGTAATCGATTGCGCATCTTGTAGTGTCATGCTTAAACTTTTGAAAAAATAAGATTTTTTATCATTTGAAACATAAATTCTTCAACTGATTGTTTTAATGACAGTTACAAGCGTTTCAATCAGATTATATTTAAAAACTGTTAACCAAAAATATGCATCAATTCTTCATTATTCTTGCTTTTTAATAATTTAAATATGGTTTTCATTTTTAAATCAACAAAAAAGGCTTAACGATTTTCATCATTAAGCCTTTCAATTTTACTAAAAAAATTAAATTTATTTCAACTTATAAACCTCGCTTCCGGCAAGCAATAAACACCCTAAACCGTAGTCTTCAAAATCCGGTTCTTTACTTACAGAAAGTGGTTGCCCGTCTTTTGGTTCTTTTCCAGTTCCCTGTACCCAACCTAAAAATCCGTTTGGCTGCACTGAATCTTTCACAATTGCATTCCAGGCTTTAGTCAAAACTGGCAGATAAGTATCTCTGTCAATCAATCCATTATTAATTCCATACGCCATTCCGTAAACGAATAAAGCGGTTCCCGTCATTTCTTTTCCTCCAAAATTCGTTGGATCGTGCAAACTTACATTCCAAAAACCATCTTCACGCTGAATTGGGAGCAAAGCAGCCAACAAATCTTTATAATCCTGCAAATATTCCTGATAATGAGGATCAGATTTCGGCGTATCTTCAAGGGTTTTAGCCAAAGCAGCCACTACCCAACCGTTTCCTCTGCTCCAATAACAATCTTCCCCATTCGGTTCTTTGTAAGGCGGAACAAAACTTTTGTCTCTCCACCAGATTTTATCGACCTGATTATACAGACCATTTCCGCCGTGTTTATATTTTGTGTAAGCATACATTTCGTAGTTTTTATCAAAATATTTTTGCTCTCCTGTGATTCTCCCCAGTTTCGTGAAAATCGGCATGCTCATTTGGAGCGCATCAATCCACCACCAATCATCAACTTTTGGTGTAGCAATCATACTGTCCATCGAAGCTTTTACATTTTTAATTCTTTCAGGATGCTTTTTACCGTCGATTTCATACAAATCTATGTAGGTTTGTCCGCAAGCCTGATGATCGGCATTTCTGGTATAAGTTCCACGCATCAAATCCCATTTATGATTATTTGCCCACGACATTGCGTAATCATAATATTCTTTTTTAGGATCAACTTTATACAAAGCAATGAGCCCTTCATAATAAACAGCTCTTGTCCAAAGATTACTTGGCCACACTTTTTTACCAACGATATCTTTTCCTGTATCGGGCCATTTGTTCATGAAATATTGATTGGCTCTTCTTGAAACTTCCAAAACGTCTTTTTTATTCGGAAGCTCTACTTTGCTTGCAGTGCTCTGTTTCTGAACCGAACAGGAAGTCACACCTCCCAAAATCAGTACAAAAAAGCTTGCTGTTAATAGTTTTTTCATAATATTTTTATTTTATATATTTTTTAAGTTGACAACCCTTTAAGTCTTTAATTCCTTTTGTCACCAATTCTGCATTGAGAATTGCTCCTGCTTCATTGGTATGAGTATGATCTTTTGGAAAGAAAACTTTTACTTTTTCAGAGCCCATTTCTTCATATTTTGCAATGACCATTGTATTTAAATCTAAAAAATAAGCTCCGGTCTGTTTTGCAACTTCTTGAGCCCAAATTCCGTACTGATCTTTTTCTATCTTTCCGTTTTTATCAAATTTATTTCTCGGAACAGGAGAAACGATAATAGGAATCGCTCCTTTAGCTTTCGTTTCATTCGCATATTTCCTAATATAATAACCGTAAGTGTAAACTGTTTCATTTACTTTACGAATCGAATTGTAAATATCTTTAGATTCTTCACCAATCCCTTTGATAGTTCCTCTTGCTCGTAATGTATCGGCTAATTCACCGCCATCATTATGACCAAATTGCATTAAAACATAATCTCCTTTTTTTATCGTTTTCATAATAGAATCCCAACGACCGTCCGTCAAAAATGTTCTGCTGCTTCTCCCTCCTTTTGCGTGATTTTGAATTTCAATTTTGTTCGTATCCAAAAAAAGATTCATAAAACTTCCCCATCCCCAAAGCAAATCAGAGCCTTTTCCAGAACCGTTTTGTACCGTAGAATCTCCAATAATATAAAGAACAGGTTTGTCCTGAATCTTTTTAAAGGAAACCCCAACAAAGACAACCAATAAGATAAACGGAATAATGATTTTAATTTTCATAATTGATTATTGTTTTGGAATTATTGTATAAATATTTGGTTTTGGAATTTCTTTCAACGATTCATCCAGATAATAATCGGTATGCGGTGGCTGATTGTAGCCTACATTTTGCCAAACAATACTTAATCGGTATTGCGGGTTATGCATCAAAGTATATAATCTGTGCTTGGTAGGAATTGTTGTAGAAAAAATTCTCAATTCCTTGTTATCAGCTGTTCTGTACATTACTTCTTCACGCCAGTCTCCAAAAAGATCGGCAACTAAAGAAGGGTTCTTTTTAGTTCCGTTATTCGATTCACACTGAAAATTTTTAGCGTCAAAAATTAGATTCGATTTTTCTTTTTTCCAGTCCCATTTTGAAACAACTGTTCCATCTAAAATTTCGCTTAAAAAATCTCCGTCCCAATAAATTCCCATATTGGCAGGAGGATTTTTTTCGCTGCTTTTTTTTCCTTTTGTATTGTAAACGCCTTTCAAACCGGCACCGGCTGCCCAAGATTCTGAACCTTCATAACGAGGATCAATATTTAAAGACAAACCTCTTCCCGGTCCCTGAAATTTACCTGCTTTACTATAAACTGTAGAAGGTAATTTCCATAAAACATTTCCTGTTTTTCCGTCTCTGAAATGGGCTCCTGCATCATCAAATCTTTCCTGAATATCAAAAATTTCCAGTCCGGGATTTGATGGATCTAAATCTCCAACGTGTAAAGCGTCACCGTGACCATAACCTGTGCTGTTTAAAACTTTTCCATTGTCATCCACCGTCATTGCACCAAAAATAATTTCATCTTTTCCGTCATTATCTACATCTGCAATGCTCAAATTATGATTTCCCTGTCCACGATATTTTTTATTTTCTTCCGAACTTTCGGTATCAAAAAGCCAGCGAAGGCTCAATTTTTTATCTTTAAAATCCCAAACTGCAATTGCAGTTCTTGTATAATAGCCTCTCGACATAATTACACTCGGCGTTTTTCCGTCGAGATAAGCGACTGCTCCTAAAAATCGGTCAATACGATTCCCTTTTGCATCACCCCAAGTCTCAGTCATTTCTTTATTGGTTGGATTTAAACTGCCTGCAAATCTTGGAACTTCATAATTTACCGTATGAATTTCTTCGCCAGTTTCTCCGTTAAAAACCGTCAGATACTCCGGTCCGGAAAGAATCATTCCATTTTCGTTGACGTAATTTTTGGTTGGGTCACCAATGAATTTTCCTTTTCCGTCTTTGCTTCCGTCAGCGGTTTTCATTACTACTTCCGCTTT
Above is a genomic segment from Chryseobacterium mulctrae containing:
- a CDS encoding L-rhamnose/proton symporter RhaT, translating into MNALLGVIFHFLGGFSSGSFYLPYKKVKGWQWETFWLIGGVFSWIIVPPLAAFLTIPNFWEIIQNESSSILALTFLFGALWGIGGFMYGLGVRYLGVALGSSIMLGLTMVIGSLLPSIYYEFNPQEEKDNIGLMLSSDWGRMVLLGLLICVFGIVISGKAGVMKDKELQSDSIDPHGMEVKTEYKFGLGLIVAIISGVLSACFNFGLEAGKPMANVANEAWKIANPSQGEFLFQNNVTYVVVLWGGMASNLIGCLYLSFKNKSYSDYTKKNVPVIKNIIFCALAGTMWFLQFFFYGMGESKMGNGPSSWILHMAFIILIANLWG
- a CDS encoding rhamnogalacturonan acetylesterase, whose product is MKIKIIIPFILLVVFVGVSFKKIQDKPVLYIIGDSTVQNGSGKGSDLLWGWGSFMNLFLDTNKIEIQNHAKGGRSSRTFLTDGRWDSIMKTIKKGDYVLMQFGHNDGGELADTLRARGTIKGIGEESKDIYNSIRKVNETVYTYGYYIRKYANETKAKGAIPIIVSPVPRNKFDKNGKIEKDQYGIWAQEVAKQTGAYFLDLNTMVIAKYEEMGSEKVKVFFPKDHTHTNEAGAILNAELVTKGIKDLKGCQLKKYIK
- a CDS encoding SusC/RagA family TonB-linked outer membrane protein, which encodes MSLIIKQKNFKPLIAPLFLLASGFMFGQKAVSDSAKTDTKDIEEVVVIGYGKVKKSDLTGSVSSVSAKDLAATPAMNALQALQGRAAGLNIVTAGGAPGATANVTVRGGASITQGTEPLYIVDGFQLDNALNIINPNDIESIDVLKGASAIAIYGARGSNGIIVIKTKSGKKGRTTIQYNSFMAFDMLSKKLDMVSNPEQYVKYQYEMAQLQGKTTQWSNVFDNSLGIDSPGFYTGAFSRISNRYGSENGLDWQEKMLGGTGLTQNHNVSVSAGTDKTQAFISYNYNKQDGLLQNFSETRNSLRANINSELYKGIRLDFSSMFTSNSTNGGGAYSGMKKILLQPITGGTLFTQDQLFNTQTFADYSSLDSSFDTENPYIETAASTQNRRARTFLANVGLEFDLLKDFTFRTAGSYNWTNSKSTAFSDKNSRAFLTDPVNTGINGSIANSEAYRYQITNTLTYNKTLGEKHKLTGLIGNEIIYQENESNSMRLTKFPTILNYGLDDITNATVADKDADRSSNALISYFARVNYNYDNRYLLTGTIRRDGSSKFGPDKQWGVFPSVAAAWRVSEESFWKNSKVDSYINDLKFRYEYGIVGNNSIPNNVFRTNVIGTDYPMNNTIGNLALMTSSVLGNRIVQWEEMRSTNVGVDLALFNNRIKLTSEWYNNNVSGMLLETVLPASTGYKSKFVNVGSMKNTGMEFTLNSINLKSENFRWSTDANIGFNKSKVLSLDEGRTFRNFSVGSNRAGMVTYYATVGEELGDMYGYVYQGIYTTDDFTQAGNGTLTLKPGVVKPASGTPKPGDIKFAADNEAGDQFTRKLVKIGNGTPDFIGGISNNFSYKGFDLAVFLKFSVGGDVYNATKHSMSPYAMFQNVPSEFGDNYYHVIDPNTGQAATSLVRLKELNPNEDSSLWSLGTTNSSYITYPSSYYVEDGSYLRVSMVTLGYSFSKEFLNHIKLTNARIYATVNNLATITGYSGFDPEVSAASGVTVTPGYDNSSFPRSRSYVLGINLTF
- a CDS encoding rhamnogalacturonan lyase is translated as MKIKYIFITSTLFLSQTIFAQRQMEYLKRGIVAMPSESGVFVSWRLLGTEAQNTHFDLYRTENNSTIKLNSKPLLNETNFLDKTADKAKNYTYFVKSNTKNQEVDQDFAKYSANQKPYFSIPLKTPEGYTPNDASVADLDGDGEYEIILHQTGRSKDNSQKGMTDEPIIQAYKMNGTFLWEINLGKNIREGAHYTQFLVYDLDQDGKAEVVMKTADGSKDGKGKFIGDPTKNYVNENGMILSGPEYLTVFNGETGEEIHTVNYEVPRFAGSLNPTNKEMTETWGDAKGNRIDRFLGAVAYLDGKTPSVIMSRGYYTRTAIAVWDFKDKKLSLRWLFDTESSEENKKYRGQGNHNLSIADVDNDGKDEIIFGAMTVDDNGKVLNSTGYGHGDALHVGDLDPSNPGLEIFDIQERFDDAGAHFRDGKTGNVLWKLPSTVYSKAGKFQGPGRGLSLNIDPRYEGSESWAAGAGLKGVYNTKGKKSSEKNPPANMGIYWDGDFLSEILDGTVVSKWDWKKEKSNLIFDAKNFQCESNNGTKKNPSLVADLFGDWREEVMYRTADNKELRIFSTTIPTKHRLYTLMHNPQYRLSIVWQNVGYNQPPHTDYYLDESLKEIPKPNIYTIIPKQ
- a CDS encoding glycoside hydrolase family 88/105 protein; this translates as MKKLLTASFFVLILGGVTSCSVQKQSTASKVELPNKKDVLEVSRRANQYFMNKWPDTGKDIVGKKVWPSNLWTRAVYYEGLIALYKVDPKKEYYDYAMSWANNHKWDLMRGTYTRNADHQACGQTYIDLYEIDGKKHPERIKNVKASMDSMIATPKVDDWWWIDALQMSMPIFTKLGRITGEQKYFDKNYEMYAYTKYKHGGNGLYNQVDKIWWRDKSFVPPYKEPNGEDCYWSRGNGWVVAALAKTLEDTPKSDPHYQEYLQDYKDLLAALLPIQREDGFWNVSLHDPTNFGGKEMTGTALFVYGMAYGINNGLIDRDTYLPVLTKAWNAIVKDSVQPNGFLGWVQGTGKEPKDGQPLSVSKEPDFEDYGLGCLLLAGSEVYKLK